The genomic region TCGTCCCGTTCGTCGTGTTCTTCGTCATGCTGATCGTCTACTACGTCTGGGAGGGTCGCCGCGAACGTCGGTTACGCCGGGAGTACGAGGTCGAGAATGCCGAGTGAGCTGTTCCTCCAGACGGGCGGGATCGCCGGCGGGGCCGGCGTCTGGGTGCTCGCCACCTTCGGGGCCTATCTCTTCGTCCTCATCGGGATCGGGCTGTACGCCTCGGGGTTGACCGACTCGGTCGGCGACTACGTCATCGGCGGCCGGCAGGTCGGGCCGGTGGTGACGGGCTTTTCCGAACGCGCCTCCGAGATGAGCGGCTGGCTCACGCTGGGGGTTCCCGGCGACGCCTACAACACCGGGATCATGGCCTTCTACAACGGACTGGGGATGATCCCCGCGGACCTCTTCGCGTGGGCGGGGATCGCAAAGCGCCTCCGGAAGTACACCGAGATCGTCCGGGCGGTGACGCTGCCGACGTTCTTCGAGACGCGCTTGCAGGACGATTCAGGACTCGTCAAGGCCACCTCGGCGGTCGTGCTGTTGATCTTCGAGGGCGGGTACGTCGGCGCGCAGATCGTCGCCGCGGGCGTCCTCCTCGAAGTCCTCACCGGTGTCGATCCGTGGATCGGCATCGTCGTCGGCGGGGTCATCGTCGTCGGCTACACGATGCTCGGGGGCTACTTCGCGGTCGCGTGGTCGGACTACTTCCAGGGCGCGATCATCCTCGCGGCGTTCATCGCGCTGCCGGTCGTCGCCGTCAGCACCTACGGGCTGCCGTTCGAGGAGGTGGCCGCCGCCGGCGGCGACTCGTTCGTCAGCATCACGGCCGGCGCGACCGGGTGGGCGGCGCTGTTCGGGATCATCAGCTACGCCGCGATCGGGCTGGGCGTCCCCGGCAACCCCCACGTGATGGTGCGGTTCATGGGGATCGACCGCGTGAAGAACATCCGACTGGCGGCCGTGGTCGCCCAGCTGTTCATGTTCGTCGCCTACATCGGCGCCGCGTTCGTCGGCCTGTACGCGCTCGCGGTCTTCGGGGGCGGGGTCACCGGGGACAACGTGATGCCCCAGCTCACCCTCGAACTCTTCCCCGGCGTGCTCGCGGGGATCGTGCTGGCGGCGGCGCTGGCGGCGATGATGTCGAGCGCCGATTCACAGCTCCTGGTCGCGACCAGCGCCGTCGTCGAGGACGTCTATCACGGCTTCCTCGATCGCGAGGCGACCGAGGCCCAGTTGGTGCGATACTCCCGGATCACGACGCTCGCGCTCGGCGGGGCGAGCATCGCCTTCGCGTTCCTCGCCCAGGACACGCCCGTCTACACGCTGGTGCTCGATTACGCCTGGGGCGGGCTGGGCGCGGCGATCGGCCCGACGCTGATCGCGGCGCTGTGGTGGAAGGGGCTCACCGCCGAGGGCTCGGTCGCGAGCATGGTCGTCGGCACCGTCACGATGATCCTCTGGACCCAGCTCTCGACGATACTCGAAGCGCTGGGCGCCATGCCGGCCGAGTCCTCGGCGTTCCTCTACGGGTTGGTCACCGTCTACGGACTGTTCCCGGCGTTCGTGCTCTCGACGCTGACGCTGATCGGCGTCTCGCTGTCCACGAGACCGCCCGAGGGCGTCGACGAACAGTTCGAGGTCTTCGACAAGCCGC from Halalkalicoccus sp. NIPERK01 harbors:
- a CDS encoding sodium/proline symporter, with amino-acid sequence MPSELFLQTGGIAGGAGVWVLATFGAYLFVLIGIGLYASGLTDSVGDYVIGGRQVGPVVTGFSERASEMSGWLTLGVPGDAYNTGIMAFYNGLGMIPADLFAWAGIAKRLRKYTEIVRAVTLPTFFETRLQDDSGLVKATSAVVLLIFEGGYVGAQIVAAGVLLEVLTGVDPWIGIVVGGVIVVGYTMLGGYFAVAWSDYFQGAIILAAFIALPVVAVSTYGLPFEEVAAAGGDSFVSITAGATGWAALFGIISYAAIGLGVPGNPHVMVRFMGIDRVKNIRLAAVVAQLFMFVAYIGAAFVGLYALAVFGGGVTGDNVMPQLTLELFPGVLAGIVLAAALAAMMSSADSQLLVATSAVVEDVYHGFLDREATEAQLVRYSRITTLALGGASIAFAFLAQDTPVYTLVLDYAWGGLGAAIGPTLIAALWWKGLTAEGSVASMVVGTVTMILWTQLSTILEALGAMPAESSAFLYGLVTVYGLFPAFVLSTLTLIGVSLSTRPPEGVDEQFEVFDKPLSAVTAGGRAGGTPDYVTDGGTREKAVTEADVVRAHVRASGYWDEHDDERDD